The following are encoded in a window of Kaistia algarum genomic DNA:
- the prfA gene encoding peptide chain release factor 1, producing MLPAGLPWDKIEQLTARAEVIDQKLAATSDGEALVKLSKERAELQDVVEAANGLKALAAEREALAELAGDPDMADLAAEEKSRLDGEIEAAVREVRLLLLPKDAADEKSAILEIRAGTGGDEAALFAGDLLRMYQRYAAVHGWKMQVLSESEGDAGGFKEVIAEVSGRGVFARLKFESGVHRVQRVPDTEASGRIHTSAATVAVLPEAEDVDIDLKAEDVRIDTTRASSAGGQHANTTDTAVRITHVPSGTVIVVAGRSQHQNRAQAMTILRSRLFEDERARLDSARAADRRGQVGSGDRSERIRTYNFPQGRVTDHRINLTLYKLEPVIAGEALDEIIEPLITEHQAGLLAALDQ from the coding sequence ATGCTGCCTGCCGGCCTTCCCTGGGACAAGATCGAACAGCTCACCGCGCGCGCCGAGGTGATCGACCAGAAACTCGCTGCGACCAGCGATGGCGAGGCGCTGGTGAAGCTCTCGAAGGAGCGGGCCGAATTACAGGATGTCGTCGAGGCGGCGAATGGGCTGAAGGCTCTTGCCGCCGAGCGCGAGGCGCTTGCGGAACTGGCCGGTGATCCGGACATGGCGGATCTCGCAGCCGAAGAAAAGTCACGGCTCGACGGCGAGATTGAGGCCGCGGTGCGCGAGGTGCGCCTGCTGCTGCTGCCGAAGGACGCCGCCGACGAGAAGAGCGCGATCCTGGAAATCCGGGCTGGCACCGGCGGCGACGAGGCGGCCTTGTTCGCGGGCGACCTGCTGCGCATGTACCAGCGCTATGCGGCCGTCCATGGCTGGAAGATGCAGGTTCTCTCCGAAAGCGAGGGCGATGCCGGCGGCTTCAAGGAAGTCATCGCCGAAGTCTCGGGACGGGGCGTGTTCGCGCGATTGAAATTCGAATCGGGTGTGCACCGCGTCCAGCGCGTGCCGGACACGGAGGCGAGCGGGCGCATCCACACCTCCGCGGCGACCGTTGCGGTCCTGCCCGAGGCGGAGGACGTCGACATCGATTTGAAGGCGGAAGATGTCCGCATCGATACGACGCGCGCTTCGTCCGCTGGTGGCCAGCATGCCAACACCACCGACACGGCGGTGCGCATCACCCATGTGCCCTCCGGCACGGTGATCGTCGTCGCCGGCCGTTCCCAGCATCAGAACCGGGCGCAGGCGATGACGATCCTGCGTTCGCGACTGTTCGAGGACGAGCGAGCGCGGCTCGACAGTGCAAGAGCTGCCGATCGCCGCGGCCAGGTAGGCTCCGGCGACCGCTCGGAGCGGATCCGCACCTATAATTTCCCGCAAGGGCGCGTTACCGATCACCGCATCAATCTGACGCTCTACAAGCTCGAGCCGGTCATTGCCGGCGAGGCGCTGGACGAGATCATCGAACCGCTCATCACCGAGCATCAGGCGGGTCTGCTCGCCGCGCTCGACCAATGA
- a CDS encoding DUF4167 domain-containing protein, producing the protein MRPGQQNNNNNNNNNKRMRGRNRKGPNPLTRSFESNGPDVKIRGTALHIAEKYVTLARDAQSSGDRVMAESYLQHAEHYFRVIAAAQVQNPQQPSYRPDMEEEGLDEEDDRFSDRFGQHDRMALSGEGEASQSVGSESQPYVNGNGQYGNGGDRPVRDRQDRPERQDRPERQDRSERQDRPERQEVRAEGGERQESRPERQDRPFRSGRDDRGPRPERGERRERGDRPPRSDLPRFVTGETPQPVIETAPVTAVEPVAVEVAPVPAPAPAPEPVVDPTPAISVEAAVPTAEEEMFRPRRRRASRARTRRDTEGGEAEPQLAIDTVDEE; encoded by the coding sequence ATGCGACCAGGACAGCAAAACAACAACAATAATAACAACAACAATAAGCGGATGCGCGGGAGAAACCGGAAGGGACCCAATCCGCTTACCCGTTCTTTCGAGAGCAACGGCCCGGACGTCAAGATTCGTGGCACCGCCCTGCACATTGCCGAGAAGTATGTGACGCTGGCGCGCGATGCGCAGTCGTCCGGCGACCGAGTCATGGCGGAGAGCTATCTGCAGCATGCCGAACACTACTTCCGCGTGATCGCAGCGGCGCAGGTGCAGAACCCGCAGCAGCCTTCCTATCGCCCCGACATGGAGGAAGAAGGCCTCGACGAAGAAGATGATCGCTTCAGCGATCGCTTCGGCCAGCATGACCGCATGGCGCTTTCCGGCGAGGGCGAGGCATCCCAGAGCGTTGGCTCCGAGTCGCAGCCCTATGTGAACGGCAATGGCCAATATGGGAATGGCGGCGATCGCCCCGTTCGAGATCGCCAGGACCGTCCTGAGCGCCAGGACCGTCCCGAGCGCCAAGATCGTTCTGAACGTCAGGATCGCCCTGAACGGCAGGAAGTTCGGGCCGAAGGCGGCGAGCGGCAGGAGTCGCGTCCCGAGCGTCAGGACCGTCCCTTCCGATCCGGCCGCGATGATCGCGGGCCGAGGCCGGAGCGGGGCGAGCGCCGGGAGCGGGGCGATCGTCCCCCGCGTTCGGACCTGCCGCGCTTCGTCACGGGCGAAACGCCCCAGCCGGTGATCGAGACGGCGCCTGTCACCGCAGTCGAGCCGGTAGCGGTCGAGGTTGCGCCGGTGCCCGCGCCGGCCCCCGCGCCCGAACCGGTTGTGGATCCGACCCCGGCGATTTCGGTCGAAGCAGCCGTTCCGACGGCGGAGGAGGAGATGTTCCGTCCTCGCCGCCGCCGTGCCTCGCGGGCGAGAACGCGCCGCGACACGGAGGGCGGTGAAGCCGAGCCGCAACTCGCGATCGATACGGTCGACGAGGAATAG
- the prmC gene encoding peptide chain release factor N(5)-glutamine methyltransferase, which yields MSGEALTLGALRRMAAKRLSAVFGSEGTPALDSRLLIAAVLDIEPNRLSLFDYRAVSGAERTRIEDYLDRRIAGEPVARIIGTREFWGLPIGLSAATLVPRPDTEILVEAVLAWFDRHGGRERVRRVVDLGTGSGAILLALASALPEITALGIDLSEEAVRTARDNAERLGLADRCLFVRGDWSQAAAGADIVVSNPPYIQSGVMPGLPREVRDYDPSLALDGGADGLDAYRAILADLRRILVPGGALFLEIGFDQDKAVSGLVEAEGFATTLHRDLAGWNRVVEAERISRGSAASLLGRA from the coding sequence ATGAGCGGCGAGGCGCTGACCCTCGGGGCCCTGCGCCGCATGGCGGCCAAGCGACTTTCCGCTGTCTTCGGCAGCGAGGGCACGCCGGCCCTCGATTCGCGACTTCTCATTGCCGCTGTGCTCGATATCGAGCCGAACCGGCTGTCGCTCTTTGACTACCGCGCCGTTTCGGGGGCCGAGCGGACCCGGATCGAGGATTATCTCGACCGGCGCATCGCTGGCGAACCGGTGGCGCGCATCATCGGGACGCGCGAGTTCTGGGGCCTGCCGATCGGGCTTTCCGCGGCGACGCTGGTGCCGAGGCCGGATACGGAGATTTTGGTCGAGGCTGTGCTGGCCTGGTTCGACCGGCACGGCGGGCGCGAGCGCGTGCGCCGGGTCGTGGATCTGGGGACGGGCAGCGGCGCGATTCTCCTGGCTCTGGCGAGCGCGCTTCCCGAAATCACGGCGCTTGGCATCGATCTTTCCGAGGAGGCCGTCCGTACGGCCCGCGACAATGCCGAGCGGCTCGGGCTCGCCGATCGGTGTCTCTTCGTCCGCGGCGACTGGTCGCAGGCCGCCGCCGGTGCCGACATCGTCGTCTCGAACCCGCCCTATATCCAGAGCGGCGTCATGCCCGGTCTGCCGCGCGAGGTGCGCGACTACGATCCCTCGCTCGCCCTTGACGGCGGCGCGGATGGACTCGACGCCTATCGGGCGATATTGGCCGATCTCCGCCGTATTCTGGTGCCCGGCGGCGCGCTTTTCCTGGAGATCGGCTTCGATCAGGACAAGGCGGTGAGTGGGCTGGTCGAGGCGGAAGGTTTCGCGACGACGCTCCATCGCGACCTTGCCGGCTGGAACCGCGTGGTCGAGGCGGAACGGATATCCCGGGGGAGCGCCGCAAGCCTCCTCGGGAGAGCCTGA